Proteins from a genomic interval of Diprion similis isolate iyDipSimi1 chromosome 10, iyDipSimi1.1, whole genome shotgun sequence:
- the LOC124410818 gene encoding UDP-glucosyltransferase 2-like, with the protein MDTRTIFIFLAACYMTDGARILGVFPYQGRSHNIMFEPLMIGLARAGHTVDMISHFPPEKPVPGYNHISLKGLLPTYVNNVTASHARKVTTVGYGLSRLCALLSKQLCSLLDTPQMQNILNTDVKYDLMVTEVFSTNCFLAVAYKLKIPVVGVGSSVMYSWGYDPFHGDGNPSFIPSQLGEFTNEMSFIQRVENTMVHFYSKYLFYYYDKSVSETMAKKHVPDLPSLNEIYNNMSLLLVNSHYSVHGVRPGNPAIVEVAGLHIDETQVLPKELDVFLNSSKDGVVYFSMGTMVRSDTFEPEKIFALYESFSELSDYKVLWKGNEEDLPKPLPSNVKVVKWAPQYAVLRHPKVKAFVTHGGLMGTVEAIQAGVPMVGLPFMVDQSYNIASYVKKGIAVRVIYEDLTKESFSHALREVLMNPKYQSNSMRTARLFKDRPLSPLDEAIFWVEYVIRNGGEPLKSSGRHLNWFQYYLLDVFLFLLNVAAIVLAIAYMIVRKTLSAIVGTKSHKISNKKKSS; encoded by the exons ATGGACACTCGtaccatttttatatttttggccGCCTGCTACATGACAGATGGAGCAAGGATTCTTGGGGTGTTTCCATATCAGGGTCGAAGCCACAACATTATGTTTGAGCCTTTGATGATTGGTTTGGCACGTGCTGGGCATACAGTTGACATGATCAGTCACTTTCCTCCAGAGAAACCAGTGCCGGGATATAATCATATAAGCCTGAAAGGCTTACTGCCGACCTACGTAAATAATGTGACAGCGTCTCATGCCCGTAAAGTAACGACGGTTGGCTACGGACTTAGCAGACTATGTGCCTTGTTATCGAAGCAACTATGCAGCCTTCTGGATACTCCTCAGATGCAGAATATTCTCAATACTGACGTCAAGTACGACTTGATGGTCACAGAGGTCTTCTCAACCAATTGTTTCCTCGCAGTGGCTTACAAATTGAAGATTCCAGTGGTTGGTGTCGGCAGCAGCGTGATGTATTCCTGGGGTTATGATCCTTTCCATGGGGACGGCAATCCCAGCTTCATACCGTCGCAGTTGGGGGAATTTACGAACGAGATGAGCTTTATCCAACGCGTCGAAAACACGATGGTCCACTTTTACTCGAAGTACCTCTTTTATTACTACGACAAATCTGTGTCTGAAACAATGGCTAAGAAGCATGTTCCGGACCTGCCATCGTTGAACGAAATTTACAACAATATGAGCCTTCTGCTGGTCAACAGCCATTACAGTGTCCACGGAGTGCGTCCAGGGAATCCCGCCATTGTCGAAGTGGCAGGTCTTCACATCGACGAGACCCAAGTTCTTCCCAAG GAATTGGACGTGTTTCTGAACTCCTCGAAAGACGGTGTCGTCTACTTTAGCATGGGAACGATGGTCAGGTCAGACACATTTGAGCCTGAGAAGATATTTGCCCTCTACGAATCCTTTTCGGAACTTTCGGATTACAAGGTGCTCTGGAAGGGGAACGAGGAGGACCTGCCGAAGCCGTTACCATCCAACGTGAAAGTAGTTAAATGGGCCCCTCAGTATGCAGTTTTGC GCCATCCAAAAGTGAAAGCGTTCGTGACCCACGGAGGTTTAATGGGAACCGTAGAGGCGATCCAGGCCGGAGTTCCAATGGTTGGACTGCCGTTCATGGTGGATCAGAGCTACAACATAGCGAGTTACGTTAAGAAAGGTATCGCCGTTCGTGTGATCTACGAAGATCTAACTAAGGAAAGTTTCTCACATGCCTTGCGAGAGGTACTGATGAACCCGAAGTACCAATCCAACTCAATGCGCACCGCAAGACTGTTTAAGGATCGTCCACTGTCGCCATTGGACGAGGCAATTTTCTGGGTCGAATATGTCATCCGCAATGGCGGCGAGCCGCTTAAATCGTCGGGCCGTCATCTGAACTGGTTCCAGTATTATTTGTTAgatgtttttctatttttacttaATGTAGCAGCGATTGTTCTTGCCATCGCTTACATGATTGTCAGAAAAACGCTTTCAGCTATTGTTGGCACAAAaagtcataaaatttcaaataaaaaaaaaagttcctaa